AGTCCTAATCGCAACCACACCGGCCAGTCCCGGGATGGACTTCTGCGGGCGGGTCATCGCTGTGGGGTCCGATCCTGCTGCACGGCAGTTTACTCCAGGTCAGCTCGTCTTGGGCTGTCTAGGCATGCCACGGCAATTTGGGACTCTGGGAGAATTCATACTCGCAAGTGCCAACAATACTGCTCCATTGCCGTTAGGCGTGGATCCAGATGCGGCTGCTACAATTGGGGTTGCGGGGCGGTCATCGTACCAATCCATCGTGCCCTATATATCCACTCCAGGTAGCAGGGTGTTCATAAACGGCGGGTCTGGGGGATGTGGGGTTTATGGGATCCAGATTGCGAAGTTGTTAGGGTGTCATGTTACGGTGACTTGTTCTACACGCAACGTGCAGTTCTGTCGCGACCTTGGTGCTGATGAGGTGATCGATTATACGGCTCAGGATGTTTTGGAGGTGCTCAAGTCGCAGGGACAAGTGTTTGATCATGTTGTTGATCATATTGGGTCGCCTGAGGGTCTCTATCAGGAATGCCACTCTTTCTTGAAACCTGGGAAGGTGTTCGTCCAGGTTGGGGCGTCATCAATGCTCACGTTCGCTCACCGGCTAATCCGCCCCTCGTTGCTCGGTGGTGGAAAGAGGAAATACGTGGCCTTGCTGATGAAGAGCCATAATGACGAGTTTGTCCAGATTGCGAACTGGATCCGAGAGGGAAAGATCCGGGTTGAGTTTGATGCAGTATATGAATTTGAGGACACCGTCAGAGCATTTGAGCGACTACGTTCGGGGAGGACAAGAGGGAAGATTGTCATCCATGTCACAAGCCCTGACAGTGAGGCTGCCTAAGCATCGACATGATCTGTTGTAATGGTGTTCCGTTTTAAGTTACATTCGTCTTAATCATAGTCTATTTCACAAATTGATCAACTCATAGTACTGAAGACCATGTGGGCATGCGTATTCAATGAAAGGATAAAATGCAAGAAACAGCAGTCAAACAGAAACATATAAGGAAAGCTAATAAGTAAATTAGGAATATTCTACACCCATATTCCAACCGCATTTGTCGGCAGCAGCAATGGCTCGGGTATGTCCTCGATCACGGCGCATGGGTAGCATACCCGGTAGCCATACGTTTAATCTGTCCAGCGTAAAATTGCTGCATACAGTCAGAAGGATGCCTGGCACAATCCGTCAGGGCAGGGGTTCAACATGTGACATACCGTTTCCGCACCTCCACCCAAGACACGGATCTGAAAGATTCTCGCCCATAGAGGGGTTGGTACCTTTCCCAGAATGACCTTTGCCTCATCATCTGTATATTTATCATCCATGATCAGTTCGGGGAAGTTTGGGCAAACAACTGCTGGGCGCCCGATGCCGACGATATCACACGCTCCGCCTTTTAAGGCGGCCTGAATACCTTGCCGACTACGGAAGCCTCCAGTGAGCATGAGGATGAGACCTGGGAAGCGTCTCCTCGTTTCCTTagcaaagtcaaagaagaaggcttctcTTGCTGCTGTACGCTGGACAGTCTCGGATGCAATCTCTTCTTTCAGCCCACGGCCCATCATCTATAGCAGCAGATAGTTTTAGCTTGTCATGTTCCAAAAGTAGGATGACCGTTTTCGATGGCAGAGTTTATTAACAAACGTGGCCAGTAACCCCAGTAGGAAATtagggaaagagagagctAACATACTGTTGGGTCCTCATATGTCCCACCTGATACCTCAAGGAAGTCTATTCCAGACTCCGCAAAGAGACCAATCTGTTTCATAGTGTCCTCAAAGTCCGACGCGCTATGGTCCGCAGAGTTGAGCTTGAGTCCGATGCAGAAATTCTCTGGCACCACGGCGCGGGTTTCTTTGATGATTTCAAGAACGATACGAGCGCGCGCTTCAGGACTACCGCCGTACTTATCATGACGTATATTACTCTGCGAGGTGTTTAGTCAGCTGAGCTAGGTAAATGCGGACAGTTTCTCGGTGTATAGATGGTAAAGAAAGCTTACCTTCGGGGACAAGAATTGTGCTATTATTTAAACCGCAGTTAGACAATGTACCAACTTCAGGTGGAGGATAATCTCAAGGATCGATGGACTCACACAAAAGATAACCATGAGCAGCATGGAGCTCAACCCCAGCAAAACCGCATTCCGCTAAGAACCGGGCAGAATTCACAAATTGCTGCACTACCTGTTTAATATCCGAAACGGTCATTTCTTTAGGAACACCAAAAGCAATGTTTCTGATGATGGTGGCCGCACAGCCTTCCCCAATCTTCAGCGGAACTGGGCTAGGTGCGATTGGCGTCCCAAAGATGCCTCTTTCCCCTGCCCCTCTCGGGGACTGGCGACCAGGATGGCAAATCTGAGCGATAGCTGGCGTACCCTGCTCCTGGCAGGAGGCGGCGTATTGCTTCCATGCATTTAATTGATCCTCTCTCGGTGCGGATTCACGAGTTGCAAGGTCATAATAATTTCCAAGATTACGTGGATCAACCTGAATATTTCCTGCTGGGAGTGTCAGCTTTCAATCTGCATATATCGAAGAGCCTTTTGTCTCGGTTTACCGGTCAGGAGGGCACCCCATCTGCCTTTACCCCATTCGCCGTAAGCCCGTGTGAACTTCTGGTCAGGCACGCGGGTCTTATCTGCCATAGCCTCAGCCATAGCGGCCTACATAACGGGCATGAGTTCATGTTTGTACACATTCAGGACTTCATGGGACATTTCGCCTTTACCTTTACTAGTCGATTCTGCAGTACCAACCCACATGGTAGCTTGATTGGTTCATTGATAACCGACGTCATCCTTCAGAACTGGTTGAATCTAGGATCACGACCGCGTTGTTGTCTGTTTTTTCCCTCGCATCGCACGAGAGCCGAATTTTCATCGCTCTTTGTTGTTGCTACATTTTAAATATGGGCGAAATACATGGTCGTATTGTTCGCTGACCAATGGGTAGGATACAACATGCCGAGGTCTCTTGTCTGGGTTCAGATTTTCCCTTGAGATGTGTAGTCGGGCTCGGTACAACATTTCCTCCGCCAAGTGCTCATCTCAAGGCACGCCTATCAAACCATTAAGGCTCCTACTTCAAGTTTCATGAGTAATACATAATCGATAGGTGATTTGTAACACCAAGCAAAACGTGGTGAGCCGAAGGTGATGCCGGTTGCATGACATTCAATGTACTTTAAAGGTCGTGCCGAGAGATGCTAATGTTCATTTAGTTAGGCTTGCGAGGAGTGGAGCAACAAGTACCCACAATATGATCCACTAGTGGGATTTGGTGGAATTATTTCCCCGACGCTAAAGCATCAGTCGCCAAGCATATTGAGCCTAAGGTGGACCCTAACGGGTAAGCCAAAAGCTTGCCAACAGAAACCAGGGGATTCAGTGTAAGATCGATAAAGACCATGTGTATCATTCTCTAGAGGACAAATTAGTAGATCGGCTCCGATAGAGTACTCAGGGGCTCTCATGTTAGGGCTATTAACGGTACCAACAATATCTGGATGGAAATGATTTGAGCTGGAAACATCGTGTAGGTCAACCGTGAATCTCTTGTTTCTGGTGTCTTTCTTTGTCACTCATGTGTGGAAGCGGTTCGACAATAATATGCTTTGTTACTCTGTTGGTATTTGTTATGTCAGTGTGTTAAGTTGGGCCTTGGTGATATCGGTAGGGTTTAAAAATTTGGTTACATATTTGGCGAAGTGATCAACACATAAGGTGAAATGGGAgccggagaagaagggaaataaaatacaaaggaggaagaggaataACATGAAACTAAAGTCAATCCTAGGCAAAGCGTTAAATGTTAAATAGCAATTGCGTGGAGATGCATAGACTGATTCAGAGACGAGCGGAATATGACcgaaatatagtttatttccACCTCAAGGCAATTGTGTGGTATTCTATCCGAAACCTGTGTTTACCAATCTATGGCATCATGTGTATATTCTTAGAATGTATTGATTCGGAAATCTCTTGTTTCTCCAAGTGACAGAATTGGAGGTAGAACGAGAAACAACTGCGACTAGGTACAAGTCAAGGGCGAATTGAATTATTCGCAAGAGGTTCAAGGCCAGGAGCACATATTGTGCTCTCCATTTTTCAGCGACTTAGAAGGCCTTCTCTAAGTTATACTAAACGAGCTGAGAGGCTGGTTTGCTCGAAAATAGCCAATTTGAAAGTCCTATACCCACGAGGCCTAGAATTGCTCGCGTAGGCTTGATTTCGGCATATCACCTGGACGACCTGGGGTAAGGTGTACTCAGTTCAGTGGAGtaagagaaaacaaacaaccgGATACTTCGATTTCTAATCTCTACCCAAAGTAACATCTGCATTAGTGGAGCACGATGTACCGGAGGTTTTACGGGTTGCCGAGCCTCCGAACTACATTTAAATGGGGTGTGGTTTGGCTATAAGAGTATCGTTATTGTTTATATCCCTATCACCTTTATCTCTTTTATCTCTCAACAAGGCCGCTCTTTTCCAGTGACAAGTCCTAGTACATAAGTGGCATACCATGCCACGAAGGGAAGATGTCAAGATCCCAGCCACACAAATAACAGACCTGATGATCGCCGTCAGCTGTCTTCTTCCGGAAAAATGTTATCCACCCCCTCCGGTTATCATCATGGGTCATGGATTCGGGGCAGTTAAAGCAGGGGGACTCTTTCCATTCGCAGAGAGATTTGCGGAAGCCGGGTATGCGGCTGTCACATTtgattatctcttctttggaGAAAGTGATGGTTTACCAAGAAATCTACTCTCAATCTCTCGGGAGCTACAGGATTTCCGAGATGTCATCGCGTGGGTCAGAAGACAAACGGATAAATGGGATACCAATCGTGTTAT
The sequence above is a segment of the Aspergillus flavus chromosome 4, complete sequence genome. Coding sequences within it:
- a CDS encoding zinc-binding oxidoreductase — encoded protein: MKAWLYSSTKGGLEKNLVFSPDARTPGSPQGDQLLIRVISTSINPADYKAPAMSTVCGKVLIATTPASPGMDFCGRVIAVGSDPAARQFTPGQLVLGCLGMPRQFGTLGEFILASANNTAPLPLGVDPDAAATIGVAGRSSYQSIVPYISTPGSRVFINGGSGGCGVYGIQIAKLLGCHVTVTCSTRNVQFCRDLGADEVIDYTAQDVLEVLKSQGQVFDHVVDHIGSPEGLYQECHSFLKPGKVFVQVGASSMLTFAHRLIRPSLLGGGKRKYVALLMKSHNDEFVQIANWIREGKIRVEFDAVYEFEDTVRAFERLRSGRTRGKIVIHVTSPDKTAVKQKHIRKANK
- a CDS encoding putative FMN binding oxidoreductase; the encoded protein is MTSVINEPIKLPCGLVLQNRLVKAAMAEAMADKTRVPDQKFTRAYGEWGKGRWGALLTGNIQVDPRNLGNYYDLATRESAPREDQLNAWKQYAASCQEQGTPAIAQICHPGRQSPRGAGERGIFGTPIAPSPVPLKIGEGCAATIIRNIAFGVPKEMTVSDIKQVVQQFVNSARFLAECGFAGVELHAAHGYLFNIRHDKYGGSPEARARIVLEIIKETRAVVPENFCIGLKLNSADHSASDFEDTMKQIGLFAESGIDFLEVSGGTYEDPTMMGRGLKEEIASETVQRTAAREAFFFDFAKETRRRFPGLILMLTGGFRSRQGIQAALKGGACDIVGIGRPAVVCPNFPELIMDDKYTDDEAKVILGKVPTPLWARIFQIRVLGGGAETQFYAGQIKRMATGYATHAP